One Streptococcus gallolyticus subsp. gallolyticus DSM 16831 DNA window includes the following coding sequences:
- the glgA gene encoding glycogen synthase GlgA — translation MKILFVAAEGAPFAKTGGLGDVIGALPKSLVKNGNEVAVVLPYYDMIDAKFGDQIEDVLYYYTEVGWRHQYVGVKRIVKENVTFYFLDNQYYFYRGHIYGDWDDGERFAFFQLAAIELMEKVDFIPDVVHVHDYHTAMIPFLLKEKYHWINAYKDIKTVLTIHNLEFQGQYDSGMLGDLFGVGYERYADGTLRWNDCLNWLKGGILYSDRVTTVSPSYAQEIMTPAFGKGLDQILRMESGKLIGITNGIDTDLYNPETDPHIPEHFSVKDLSGKAKDKRALQERVGLPVRDDVPLIGIVSRLTDQKGFDLVVNELNNILHFDLQVVLLGTGYTEFENSFAWFGSAFPDKMSANITFDIELAQQIYAASDIFLMPSAFEPCGLSQMMAMRYGTLPLVHEVGGLRDTVSPYNQYEKTGTGFGFQDFSGYWLTRTVEKAVDLYYSNKEDWSMLQKNAMTTDFSWDTASKAYEDLYEQLD, via the coding sequence ATGAAAATTTTGTTTGTAGCAGCGGAGGGAGCTCCATTTGCTAAAACAGGAGGATTAGGTGATGTCATTGGGGCATTGCCTAAATCTCTTGTTAAAAATGGCAATGAAGTTGCTGTTGTTCTCCCTTATTATGATATGATTGACGCCAAATTCGGCGATCAAATCGAAGATGTTTTGTATTATTACACAGAAGTAGGATGGCGTCATCAGTATGTTGGTGTTAAACGCATTGTTAAAGAAAATGTCACTTTCTACTTTTTAGATAACCAATATTATTTTTATCGTGGTCATATTTATGGTGATTGGGATGACGGAGAACGCTTTGCTTTCTTCCAATTAGCAGCTATTGAGTTAATGGAAAAAGTTGACTTTATCCCTGATGTTGTCCATGTTCATGATTACCATACTGCCATGATTCCGTTTTTACTAAAAGAAAAATATCACTGGATTAATGCCTATAAAGATATTAAAACCGTTTTGACCATTCATAATTTGGAATTCCAAGGTCAATACGACTCTGGCATGCTTGGCGATTTATTTGGTGTCGGTTATGAACGTTATGCTGACGGTACACTACGTTGGAATGACTGTCTTAATTGGCTAAAAGGGGGAATTTTATATTCAGACCGTGTGACGACTGTTTCACCGTCATATGCCCAAGAAATCATGACACCTGCTTTTGGTAAAGGTTTGGACCAAATTCTGCGCATGGAAAGTGGCAAATTGATTGGTATCACAAATGGTATTGATACCGATTTGTACAACCCAGAAACAGACCCACACATTCCTGAACATTTTTCTGTCAAGGATTTGTCTGGAAAAGCTAAAGATAAGAGAGCTCTTCAAGAACGTGTTGGTTTACCTGTTCGTGATGACGTTCCTTTGATTGGAATTGTATCTCGTCTAACAGACCAAAAAGGCTTTGATTTGGTGGTCAATGAGCTTAATAATATTTTGCATTTTGATCTACAAGTCGTGCTTTTAGGAACAGGTTATACTGAATTTGAAAATAGCTTTGCTTGGTTTGGCAGTGCTTTCCCAGATAAAATGTCAGCCAATATCACCTTTGATATTGAACTCGCCCAACAAATCTATGCAGCTAGCGATATTTTCCTTATGCCAAGTGCTTTTGAACCTTGCGGATTGTCACAAATGATGGCAATGCGTTATGGAACATTGCCGTTGGTACATGAAGTTGGTGGCTTACGTGACACCGTTAGCCCTTATAACCAATATGAAAAAACTGGAACAGGTTTCGGTTTCCAAGACTTTTCAGGTTACTGGTTAACGAGAACGGTAGAAAAAGCTGTTGACCTCTATTATAGCAATAAAGAAGATTGGTCAATGTTGCAAAAAAATGCGATGACAACTGATTTTTCGTGGGATACCGCAAGTAAAGCTTATGAAGATTTGTATGAACAATTAGATTAA
- a CDS encoding glycogen/starch/alpha-glucan phosphorylase produces MKLTKEEFIRDFKDTLHEEQLIKVPDATPAELFTSLAQTVRKYYTPLWLERNRKISENHEKVAYYFSIEFLPGRMLETNLLNLGILDIVKEAFAELNVDFDAVKNAEHDMALGNGGLGRLAAAFMDSLATTGYPGFGNGLRYKYGLFKQRIVDGYQVELPDSWFGSIGNVWETRKDHDTVEVKLFGDVYLQADKDGKLSPVYNNAQILRAVPYDVPQLGYQNDIVNNLRLWDVEIPEEYELDYPTIADRRSVQDITSILYPDDSSYEGKQLRLVQEYFMTSAGLQTIIKSYLKQGLPLEKIHEKVSVHINDTHPAVAPAEFMRLLVDEYRLEWDVAWDVTTKTMSYTNHTILAEALEKWDAELFKKVLPRVYQIILEIDNRFVSDMASDGVAPQIIENTRIVKDGLIHMANLAIIGGYSVNGVAKLHTELLKEDTLRDFYNLYPEKFNNKTNGIVQRRWTQIADQPLSKTIDKWIGSGWRSDIHELRKLNDLVDNPEVLNDFYHVKQEAKARLAAYIKETTGIEVSTDAIFDVQVKRLHAYKRQLLNVLNIIKQYWDLKDNPDKDIVPHVYIFGAKAAPGYHFAKSVIKVINELANLINNDSSLNGKLKVVFLENYNVSLAELIIPAANVSEQISLASKEASGTSNMKFMMTGAITLATLDGANIEIKDEVGSDNIVIFGMDKDDVYRHYERHDYYSRSIYENNPIIRRVVDSFINGTIPNIQGEGTEIYESLITHNDEYFLLEDFTAYVEAQEKIDQLYRNQEQWMRMSLINIANSDKFTSDDTITQYAKEIWQLKN; encoded by the coding sequence ATGAAGTTAACAAAAGAAGAATTTATTCGCGATTTTAAAGACACACTCCACGAAGAACAATTGATTAAAGTCCCCGATGCGACGCCTGCGGAACTTTTTACCTCACTCGCTCAAACGGTACGCAAATATTACACACCTCTCTGGCTAGAACGCAACCGAAAAATTTCTGAAAATCATGAAAAAGTTGCTTACTATTTTTCAATTGAATTTCTACCAGGACGCATGCTTGAAACTAATTTACTGAATCTTGGTATTTTAGATATTGTCAAAGAAGCTTTTGCTGAATTGAATGTTGATTTTGACGCTGTGAAAAATGCAGAGCATGATATGGCATTAGGAAATGGTGGCTTAGGACGTTTAGCGGCAGCATTCATGGATTCACTAGCAACGACAGGTTATCCAGGTTTTGGTAATGGCTTGCGTTACAAATACGGTTTATTTAAGCAACGCATTGTTGATGGTTACCAAGTTGAATTGCCAGATTCATGGTTTGGTTCTATCGGAAATGTTTGGGAAACCCGAAAAGACCATGATACCGTTGAAGTCAAGTTGTTTGGTGATGTGTATTTGCAGGCTGATAAGGACGGCAAACTTAGCCCAGTTTACAACAATGCTCAAATTTTGCGTGCGGTGCCATATGATGTTCCGCAACTCGGCTATCAAAATGATATTGTCAATAATCTACGCCTTTGGGATGTCGAAATTCCAGAAGAATACGAGCTCGATTACCCAACAATTGCTGACCGTCGAAGTGTTCAAGACATTACCTCTATCCTTTATCCAGACGATTCAAGCTACGAAGGGAAACAATTACGCTTGGTGCAAGAATACTTTATGACAAGCGCTGGATTGCAAACAATCATTAAATCATACCTCAAACAAGGGTTGCCATTGGAAAAAATTCATGAAAAAGTTTCTGTTCATATCAATGACACTCACCCTGCTGTCGCACCTGCCGAGTTCATGCGTCTGCTTGTTGATGAGTATCGCCTTGAATGGGATGTCGCTTGGGATGTTACAACAAAGACAATGAGTTACACCAACCATACCATTCTCGCAGAAGCTCTCGAAAAATGGGATGCCGAACTTTTCAAAAAAGTCTTACCACGTGTCTATCAAATTATTCTTGAAATCGATAACCGTTTTGTTTCAGACATGGCAAGCGATGGCGTTGCTCCTCAGATTATTGAAAATACACGTATTGTAAAAGACGGCTTGATTCACATGGCTAATCTAGCTATTATCGGTGGTTATTCTGTCAACGGTGTTGCTAAACTTCACACAGAACTCCTGAAGGAAGATACTTTACGTGATTTCTATAATCTCTATCCTGAAAAATTCAATAATAAAACCAATGGTATCGTTCAACGTCGTTGGACACAAATCGCAGATCAACCACTTTCTAAAACCATTGACAAATGGATTGGCAGTGGCTGGAGAAGTGATATCCATGAATTGCGTAAGCTTAATGACCTTGTTGACAATCCAGAAGTTTTAAATGATTTTTATCACGTTAAACAAGAAGCTAAAGCACGTTTGGCTGCTTATATTAAAGAAACAACAGGTATAGAAGTTTCAACAGACGCTATCTTTGATGTTCAAGTAAAACGCCTGCATGCCTATAAACGCCAACTGTTAAATGTTCTCAATATTATCAAACAATATTGGGATTTAAAAGACAATCCTGATAAAGATATCGTACCGCATGTTTACATTTTCGGTGCAAAAGCAGCACCAGGCTACCATTTTGCAAAATCAGTCATCAAAGTGATTAATGAATTAGCTAATTTAATCAATAACGATAGTAGCTTAAATGGCAAACTTAAAGTTGTTTTCCTTGAAAATTATAATGTCAGCCTTGCGGAATTAATTATACCAGCAGCAAATGTATCTGAACAAATTTCACTAGCTTCCAAAGAAGCATCTGGAACCTCTAACATGAAGTTTATGATGACAGGTGCCATTACCTTGGCAACACTGGACGGAGCTAATATTGAAATTAAAGATGAAGTTGGCAGCGATAATATTGTCATCTTTGGTATGGATAAAGATGATGTCTATCGTCATTATGAACGCCATGATTACTATTCACGTAGTATTTATGAAAATAATCCGATTATTCGACGTGTTGTTGACAGCTTTATCAATGGTACCATTCCAAATATTCAAGGTGAAGGAACAGAAATTTATGAATCTCTGATTACGCACAATGATGAGTATTTCTTGCTTGAAGATTTCACAGCCTATGTGGAAGCCCAAGAAAAGATTGACCAGCTCTACCGCAATCAAGAGCAATGGATGCGCATGAGCCTTATCAATATTGCAAATTCTGACAAGTTCACCTCAGATGATACCATTACTCAATACGCTAAAGAAATATGGCAATTGAAAAACTAA
- a CDS encoding F0F1 ATP synthase subunit C, translating into MLNLKILALGIAVLGVSLGEGILVANIAKSAARQPEMYSKLQTLMIMGVAFIEGTFFVLLASTFFVG; encoded by the coding sequence ATGTTGAATTTAAAAATCTTAGCACTTGGTATCGCCGTACTAGGGGTTAGTCTTGGTGAAGGTATCCTCGTTGCCAACATCGCTAAATCTGCTGCACGTCAACCAGAAATGTACAGCAAATTGCAAACCCTTATGATCATGGGGGTAGCCTTTATTGAAGGTACTTTCTTCGTTCTTCTTGCATCAACATTCTTCGTTGGTTAA
- the atpB gene encoding F0F1 ATP synthase subunit A, whose translation METSVNPTAQFFGIEFDLTILAMSLLTVLVAFVLIFWFSRNMQLKPKGKQNVLEWVYEFVQGIIRPNLGRYTSNYSLLFFGLFFFLLIANNIGLLTKLEVGDYNLWSSPTSNAAYNFGLALLIAVVVHVEGIRKNGIKEYLKEYLSPTPVMLPMNILEEFTNVISLTLRLYGNIFAGEIVLSLLVQFAHYNIVAVPFAFILNMLWTGFSIFISAIQAYVFVMLSSTYVGKKVNHEEE comes from the coding sequence TTGGAAACATCTGTAAATCCAACAGCGCAATTCTTTGGTATTGAGTTCGACTTGACCATTCTCGCGATGTCTCTCTTGACGGTGCTAGTAGCCTTTGTTCTTATTTTTTGGTTCAGCCGCAATATGCAACTAAAACCAAAAGGAAAACAAAATGTTTTAGAGTGGGTATATGAGTTCGTTCAAGGAATCATTAGGCCTAATCTTGGACGTTATACTAGCAATTACAGTCTCCTCTTCTTTGGATTGTTCTTTTTCTTATTGATTGCCAATAACATAGGTTTACTTACAAAACTTGAAGTCGGTGATTATAACCTTTGGTCATCTCCAACTTCAAACGCTGCCTACAACTTTGGATTAGCATTGCTGATTGCTGTTGTTGTCCATGTTGAAGGTATTCGTAAGAATGGTATCAAAGAATACCTAAAAGAATATTTATCTCCAACACCAGTAATGTTGCCGATGAACATTCTCGAAGAATTTACCAATGTTATCTCATTAACATTACGTTTGTATGGTAATATTTTTGCGGGTGAAATTGTGTTGAGCTTGCTTGTGCAATTTGCACACTACAATATCGTAGCTGTACCATTTGCATTTATTTTAAATATGCTTTGGACAGGGTTCTCAATTTTCATCTCAGCAATCCAAGCTTACGTATTTGTAATGTTGTCATCAACTTATGTTGGTAAAAAAGTAAATCACGAAGAAGAATAA
- the atpF gene encoding F0F1 ATP synthase subunit B, whose translation MSTLINSTSLGNIIIVTGSFLLLLVLIKIFAWEQLTGVFKAREEKISNDIDGAEAAREKAEALAAKRQEELAGARTEATQIIDDAKETGKNQEAKIVAEAREEASRLKAKANQDIEQSKAEALSSVKSDVADLTVLLAEKIMTTNLDKEAQSNLIDSYLDKLGDA comes from the coding sequence ATGTCAACTCTTATCAATAGTACAAGTCTTGGTAACATTATTATCGTAACTGGCTCTTTTCTTCTCTTGCTTGTTCTCATTAAAATTTTTGCTTGGGAACAATTAACAGGAGTTTTCAAAGCTCGTGAAGAAAAAATCTCTAACGATATTGATGGCGCAGAAGCTGCTCGTGAAAAAGCAGAAGCATTAGCTGCTAAACGCCAAGAAGAGTTAGCTGGCGCTCGTACAGAGGCAACACAAATTATTGATGATGCCAAAGAAACAGGTAAAAATCAAGAGGCTAAAATCGTTGCAGAAGCACGCGAAGAAGCAAGCCGCTTGAAAGCTAAAGCTAATCAAGATATTGAACAAAGTAAAGCAGAAGCTCTTTCAAGTGTTAAGAGTGATGTTGCTGATTTGACTGTTCTTTTAGCAGAAAAAATCATGACAACTAACCTTGACAAAGAAGCTCAAAGCAATCTCATTGATAGCTATCTTGACAAGCTAGGAGATGCCTAA
- a CDS encoding F0F1 ATP synthase subunit delta, producing the protein MDKKTQALVEQYAKSLVEIAIEKDSLAELQSETEALLSVFEETNLANFLSSLVVSRDEKVKLVRLLQESSSVYMNNFLEVILQNEREAFLKDILEGVQKDFVIATNQHDIVVTTAVALTDEQKERILALVAEKFGVKAGKLVENIDESILGGFIINVNNKVIDTSIRRQLQTFKMNLK; encoded by the coding sequence ATGGATAAAAAGACACAAGCTCTTGTTGAGCAATATGCGAAAAGTCTCGTAGAAATTGCTATTGAAAAAGACAGTTTAGCTGAACTCCAATCAGAAACAGAAGCTTTGTTGTCTGTTTTTGAAGAGACAAACTTAGCTAACTTTTTGTCAAGTTTAGTCGTTTCACGTGATGAAAAAGTAAAACTTGTTAGGTTACTTCAAGAGTCTAGTTCAGTATATATGAACAATTTTCTTGAGGTAATTTTACAAAACGAACGAGAAGCGTTCCTAAAAGACATTTTAGAAGGTGTTCAAAAAGATTTTGTTATTGCAACTAATCAACACGACATTGTTGTGACAACGGCAGTAGCTTTAACAGATGAACAAAAAGAACGTATTCTAGCTTTGGTTGCTGAAAAATTCGGTGTTAAAGCTGGAAAACTCGTTGAAAACATTGACGAATCAATCCTCGGTGGATTTATCATTAATGTTAACAATAAAGTAATCGACACAAGCATTCGTCGTCAATTACAAACATTTAAAATGAATTTGAAATAG
- the atpA gene encoding F0F1 ATP synthase subunit alpha codes for MAINAQEISALIKKQIENFQPNFDVTETGVVTYIGDGIARARGLDNAMSGELLEFSNGAFGMAQNLESNDVGIIILGDFSTIREGDEVKRTGKIMEVPVGEALIGRVVNPLGQPVDGLGDIKTTATRPVETPAPGVMQRKSVSEPLQTGLKAIDALVPIGRGQRELIIGDRQTGKTSVAIDAILNQKGQDMICIYVAIGQKESTVRTQVETLRKYGALDYTIVVTASASQPSPLLYIAPYAGVAMAEEFMYNGKHVLIVYDDLSKQAVAYRELSLLLRRPPGREAYPGDVFYLHSRLLERSAKVSDALGGGSITALPFIETQAGDISAYIATNVISITDGQIFLQENLFNSGIRPAIDAGSSVSRVGGSAQIKAMKKVAGTLRLDLASYRELEAFTQFGSDLDAATQAKLNRGRRTVEVLKQPVHKPLPVEKQVVILYALTHGFLDDVPVNDILAFEEALYDYFDAHYESIFETIRTTKDLPEESVLDAAIKAFKDQSEFK; via the coding sequence TTGGCAATTAATGCACAAGAAATTAGCGCTTTAATTAAAAAGCAAATTGAAAACTTCCAGCCAAATTTTGACGTCACAGAAACTGGTGTAGTCACTTATATCGGTGATGGTATTGCCCGTGCTCGTGGACTTGATAATGCCATGAGTGGAGAACTTCTCGAATTTTCAAATGGTGCCTTCGGTATGGCTCAAAACCTTGAGTCTAATGACGTTGGTATCATTATTCTTGGAGATTTTTCTACAATTCGTGAAGGTGATGAAGTTAAACGTACTGGTAAAATCATGGAAGTGCCAGTAGGTGAAGCTCTTATTGGTCGTGTCGTAAACCCACTTGGTCAACCAGTGGATGGTCTTGGAGATATCAAGACAACTGCAACTCGTCCAGTTGAAACACCTGCACCAGGCGTTATGCAACGTAAATCAGTTTCTGAACCACTCCAAACTGGTCTTAAAGCGATTGATGCTTTGGTTCCAATTGGACGTGGTCAACGTGAGTTAATCATCGGTGACCGTCAAACAGGTAAAACATCTGTTGCGATTGATGCAATTTTGAACCAAAAAGGACAAGATATGATTTGTATCTATGTTGCTATTGGTCAAAAAGAATCAACTGTTCGTACACAAGTTGAAACACTTCGTAAGTACGGTGCTCTTGATTATACAATCGTTGTGACAGCCTCAGCTTCACAACCTTCTCCATTACTTTACATCGCTCCTTATGCTGGTGTAGCAATGGCAGAAGAATTTATGTATAACGGAAAACACGTTTTGATTGTTTATGATGATTTATCAAAACAAGCGGTAGCTTATCGTGAACTCTCACTTCTTCTTCGTCGTCCACCAGGACGTGAAGCTTACCCAGGTGATGTTTTCTATCTTCACAGCCGCTTACTTGAACGTTCAGCTAAAGTTTCTGATGCACTTGGCGGTGGTTCTATCACAGCCCTTCCATTTATTGAAACACAAGCTGGTGATATTTCAGCTTACATCGCAACAAACGTGATTTCTATCACTGACGGACAAATCTTCTTGCAAGAAAATCTTTTCAACTCAGGTATTCGTCCTGCGATTGATGCTGGTTCTTCAGTATCACGTGTTGGTGGTTCAGCACAAATCAAAGCAATGAAGAAAGTTGCTGGTACCCTTCGTCTTGACTTGGCTTCTTACCGTGAACTTGAAGCCTTTACACAATTCGGTTCTGATTTGGATGCAGCAACACAAGCTAAACTTAATCGTGGACGTCGTACAGTTGAAGTGCTTAAACAACCTGTTCACAAACCACTTCCTGTTGAAAAACAAGTTGTGATTCTTTATGCACTTACTCATGGTTTCTTGGATGATGTGCCAGTTAATGACATTTTAGCATTTGAAGAAGCTTTGTATGATTACTTTGATGCACATTACGAATCAATCTTTGAAACTATCCGTACAACCAAAGATTTACCAGAAGAATCTGTCTTAGATGCAGCTATTAAAGCCTTTAAAGATCAGTCAGAATTCAAATAA
- a CDS encoding F0F1 ATP synthase subunit gamma encodes MAGSLSEIKGKIISTQKTSHITGAMQMVSAAKLTKSEQAAQDFQIYASKIRQITTDLLKSELINGSKNPMLAARPVKKTGYIVITSDKGLVGGYNSKILKAMMDLIQEYHAEDDNYAIIAIGGIGADFFKARGMNVVFELRGLEDQPSFEQVGNIISKSVEMYKNELFDELYVCYNHHVNSLTSQVRVQQMLPIAELDADEAAEEGTTGFELEPSRELILEQLLPQYTESLIYGAIVDAKTAEHAAGMTAMQTATDNAKNIIADLTTQYNRARQATITNEIIEIVAGANALE; translated from the coding sequence ATGGCAGGCTCTCTTAGTGAAATCAAAGGGAAAATTATTTCAACTCAGAAAACAAGTCATATCACTGGTGCCATGCAAATGGTATCAGCTGCAAAATTGACTAAATCTGAGCAAGCAGCACAAGATTTCCAAATCTATGCTTCAAAAATTCGCCAAATTACTACGGATTTATTGAAATCAGAACTTATTAATGGTTCAAAAAATCCAATGTTAGCCGCACGTCCAGTTAAAAAGACAGGTTACATTGTGATTACATCTGATAAAGGACTTGTTGGTGGGTATAATTCTAAAATCTTGAAAGCTATGATGGATCTTATTCAAGAATATCATGCTGAAGATGATAATTATGCTATTATTGCCATCGGTGGTATCGGAGCAGATTTCTTTAAAGCACGTGGTATGAATGTTGTATTTGAATTGCGTGGTTTGGAAGATCAGCCATCATTTGAACAAGTCGGCAATATCATTTCAAAATCTGTTGAAATGTATAAAAACGAATTGTTTGATGAATTATATGTATGTTACAATCACCATGTGAACAGCTTGACAAGTCAAGTTCGTGTCCAACAAATGCTTCCAATTGCAGAATTAGATGCTGATGAAGCGGCAGAAGAAGGGACAACTGGTTTTGAGTTAGAACCAAGTCGTGAATTGATTTTGGAACAACTCTTACCACAATATACTGAAAGTCTCATTTATGGTGCCATTGTTGATGCGAAAACCGCTGAACATGCAGCTGGTATGACAGCTATGCAGACAGCGACTGATAATGCTAAAAACATTATCGCTGACTTAACGACACAATATAACCGTGCTCGTCAAGCAACCATCACAAATGAAATTATTGAAATTGTAGCAGGTGCTAACGCACTAGAATAA
- the atpD gene encoding F0F1 ATP synthase subunit beta has translation MSSGKIAQVVGPVVDVAFAAGEKLPEINNALIVYKDGDKFQKIVLEVALELGDGLVRTIAMESTDGLTRGLEVFDTGRAISVPVGKETLGRVFNVLGDTIDLDEPFAEDAPREPIHKKAPAFDELSTSSEILETGIKVIDLLAPYLKGGKVGLFGGAGVGKTVLIQELIHNIAQEHGGISVFTGVGERTREGNDLYWEMKESGVIEKTAMVFGQMNEPPGARMRVALTGLTIAEYFRDVEGQDVLLFIDNIFRFTQAGSEVSALLGRMPSAVGYQPTLATEMGQLQERITSTKKGSVTSIQAIYVPADDYTDPAPATAFAHLDSTTNLERKLTQMGIYPAVDPLASSSRALAPEIVGQEHYEVATEVQRVLQRYRELQDIIAILGMDELSDEEKTLVGRARRIQFFLSQNFNVAEQFTGMPGSYVPVAETVRGFKEILEGKYDDLPEDAFRNVGPIEDVVEKAKKMNY, from the coding sequence ATGAGCTCAGGCAAAATTGCTCAGGTTGTTGGTCCAGTTGTTGACGTTGCGTTTGCAGCTGGGGAAAAATTACCTGAGATTAATAATGCATTGATTGTTTATAAAGATGGCGATAAATTTCAAAAAATCGTTCTCGAAGTTGCTCTTGAACTTGGTGACGGTCTTGTACGTACTATCGCTATGGAATCAACTGATGGGCTTACACGTGGATTAGAAGTTTTTGATACTGGTCGTGCGATTAGTGTGCCAGTTGGTAAAGAAACTTTGGGTCGTGTGTTCAATGTTCTTGGGGATACTATTGACCTTGATGAACCATTTGCTGAAGACGCACCACGTGAACCAATCCACAAAAAAGCACCAGCTTTTGATGAATTATCAACATCATCAGAAATCCTTGAAACAGGTATCAAAGTTATTGACCTTCTTGCCCCTTACCTAAAAGGTGGTAAAGTTGGACTTTTCGGTGGTGCCGGTGTTGGTAAAACCGTTCTTATCCAAGAATTGATTCACAACATTGCCCAAGAACACGGTGGTATTTCAGTATTTACTGGTGTTGGGGAACGTACACGTGAAGGTAATGACCTTTACTGGGAAATGAAAGAATCTGGCGTTATCGAAAAAACAGCCATGGTCTTTGGTCAAATGAATGAACCACCTGGAGCACGTATGCGTGTTGCCCTTACTGGTTTGACTATCGCTGAATATTTCCGTGATGTTGAAGGACAAGACGTGCTTCTCTTCATCGATAACATCTTCCGTTTCACTCAAGCAGGTTCTGAAGTATCAGCCCTTCTTGGTCGTATGCCATCAGCCGTTGGTTACCAACCTACATTGGCAACTGAAATGGGTCAATTGCAAGAACGTATCACATCAACTAAAAAAGGTTCTGTTACATCAATCCAAGCCATCTATGTGCCAGCCGATGACTACACTGACCCAGCGCCAGCAACAGCATTCGCTCACTTGGATTCAACAACTAACCTTGAACGTAAGTTGACTCAAATGGGTATCTACCCAGCCGTTGACCCTCTTGCTTCAAGCTCACGTGCCCTTGCACCAGAAATTGTTGGTCAAGAACACTATGAAGTGGCAACAGAAGTACAACGTGTCCTTCAACGTTACCGTGAATTGCAAGATATCATTGCAATCCTTGGTATGGATGAATTGTCTGACGAAGAAAAAACATTGGTTGGACGTGCACGTCGTATCCAATTCTTCTTGTCACAAAACTTCAACGTTGCTGAACAATTTACAGGTATGCCTGGTTCATATGTACCAGTTGCTGAAACTGTTCGTGGCTTCAAAGAAATTTTGGAAGGTAAATACGATGATCTTCCAGAAGATGCTTTCCGTAACGTAGGTCCAATCGAGGATGTAGTTGAAAAAGCTAAGAAAATGAATTACTAA
- a CDS encoding F0F1 ATP synthase subunit epsilon, with protein sequence MIYMTVQVVTPDGIRYDHHANFISVKTPDGEMGILPEHINLIAPLTVHEMKIRRIDDDNHVDWVAINGGIIEVKDNLVTIVADSAERERDIDVSRAERAKIRAERKLEQAQSTHDIDEVRRAQVALRRALNRISVGNK encoded by the coding sequence ATGATATATATGACTGTTCAGGTAGTAACACCAGATGGTATCCGCTATGATCACCATGCTAATTTTATTTCAGTAAAAACACCAGATGGTGAAATGGGGATTTTGCCAGAACACATTAACCTCATTGCTCCGCTTACTGTCCACGAAATGAAAATTCGTCGTATTGATGATGATAATCACGTGGATTGGGTGGCTATCAACGGTGGTATTATTGAAGTGAAAGACAATCTTGTGACAATTGTTGCAGACTCTGCAGAACGTGAACGCGATATTGATGTTAGCCGTGCAGAACGTGCTAAGATTCGCGCAGAACGCAAATTGGAACAAGCTCAAAGTACTCACGATATTGACGAAGTACGCCGTGCACAAGTTGCGCTTCGTCGTGCTTTGAACCGTATCAGTGTTGGTAATAAATAA
- a CDS encoding DUF1146 family protein, whose translation MEILNSTVTILCHLMFIAMTHQLLRQLFDWSKIIKNSAENVGRLKVFILFLSIAIGYLVSHFFLEIITMSQTLFLSFQ comes from the coding sequence ATGGAAATTTTAAATAGTACTGTGACCATTTTGTGTCATTTGATGTTCATTGCGATGACACATCAATTGCTTCGTCAGTTGTTTGATTGGTCTAAAATCATTAAAAATTCAGCGGAAAACGTTGGACGACTAAAAGTATTTATCTTGTTTTTAAGCATTGCTATTGGTTATCTCGTCAGTCATTTTTTCCTAGAAATCATTACAATGAGTCAAACTCTTTTCTTGAGTTTTCAATAA